A window of Eubacteriaceae bacterium ES3 contains these coding sequences:
- a CDS encoding DNA-directed RNA polymerase subunit beta codes for MEIMHPERNGLRTRQSFSKIKEVIEMPNLIEVQKDSYDWFIEKGLQEVFDDIDKIEDYTGNLVLEFVDYSIEGKPKYSVEECKERDQTYFIPLKVTVRLINKEKNEVKEQKVYMADLHKMTDTGTFIVNGAERVIVSQLVRSPGAYFSLTRDKLGKKLFSAQVIPNRGAWLEYETDSNDIMYVKIDRTRKLPITALIRALGLGTNQEILDFYGEDLRLIETIKKDENNNMKSTRDGLIEIYKRLRPGEPPTVESAQSLLNSMFFDDRRYDLAKVGRHKYNKKLALSTRIAGQRAAETIIDTETGEVFVEAGEIISSDVAVDIQNAGINVVDVRVEEGTEDRPEGMVARIIGNGFVDIYAQDIPFDITDLNITEMVCYEVLQEILEADISDEEKKKTMKKRMDELVPKHVLISDLHASISYIIGLNYDIGAIDDIDHLGNRRLRSVGELLQNQFRIGLSRMERVVRERMSVQDDEVLTPQGLINTRPVNAALKEFFGSSQLSQFMDQTNPLAELTHKRRLSALGPGGLSRERAGFEVRDVHHSHYGRMCPIETPEGPNIGLIGSLSTFARVNEYGFIEAPYRKVVNGVVTEQIDYIAADEEGRYTIAQANEPLDENGAFVRKQVTGRAGSKRDFVLIAADRVDYMDISPKQVVSVATSLIPFLENDDANRALMGANMQRQAVPLLIPKAPVIGTGMEHKSAKDSGVCAIAKKSGIIERVEAACIYIRNDEGDLDKYPLIKFKRSNQGTCMNQKPLVSKGQRVEAGDIIADGPSTEMGELALGQNILIGFMTWEGYNYEDAILINEKILKEDVFTSIHVEEFECEARETKLGPEEITRDIPNVSEDSLKNLDERGIIYVGAEVKSEDILVGKVTPKGETDLSAEEKLLRAIFGEKAREIRDTSLKVPHGESGIVLDVKVFSRENKDEDLKPGVNTLVRVLIAVKRKIQVGDKIAGRHGNKGVISRILPEEDMPFMPDGTPLEIVLNPLGVPSRMNIGQVLEVHLGLAMRELGYHIATPVFDGAHEDDIMQLLDQAGLPENGKIQLFDGRSGEPFDNPVTVGYMYILKLHHLVDDKMHARSTGPYSLVTQQPLGGKAQFGGQRFGEMEVWALEAYGAAHTLQEILTIKSDDVVGRVKAYESIVKGENIPKPGIPESFKVLMKEFQSLGLDVNVLNDQEMIRLLDEEMDEPDPIEELTSEIGKAEISEEDEEKLNDAYQISSADDEQGDEDDDIFFE; via the coding sequence TTTTCCAAGATTAAAGAGGTTATTGAGATGCCTAATTTAATCGAAGTCCAGAAAGACTCTTATGATTGGTTTATTGAAAAAGGGCTACAGGAAGTATTCGATGACATTGACAAAATTGAAGACTACACTGGGAATTTAGTTTTGGAATTTGTGGACTATTCCATTGAAGGGAAACCAAAGTATTCGGTAGAAGAGTGTAAAGAAAGGGATCAAACCTATTTTATACCTCTAAAAGTAACTGTTCGACTGATCAACAAGGAAAAGAACGAAGTAAAAGAACAGAAAGTATACATGGCTGATTTACATAAAATGACCGATACCGGGACGTTTATTGTAAATGGAGCTGAAAGGGTTATCGTTAGTCAGTTGGTGCGTTCACCAGGCGCATATTTTTCACTGACACGAGACAAACTTGGAAAAAAACTGTTTTCTGCCCAAGTTATCCCAAACCGAGGGGCTTGGTTGGAATACGAAACAGATTCCAATGATATTATGTACGTTAAGATTGACCGGACCAGAAAATTGCCAATTACTGCTTTAATCAGAGCACTTGGTCTGGGAACTAATCAGGAAATACTTGATTTTTATGGTGAAGATCTTAGATTGATCGAAACTATCAAAAAAGATGAAAACAACAATATGAAATCAACCCGAGACGGGCTGATTGAGATTTACAAGCGACTTAGACCAGGCGAACCCCCTACGGTAGAAAGTGCTCAATCACTTCTGAACTCCATGTTTTTTGACGATCGCCGTTATGATTTGGCGAAAGTCGGACGGCATAAATACAATAAGAAGCTGGCTCTGTCAACCAGAATAGCTGGTCAACGGGCAGCAGAAACAATCATTGATACCGAAACCGGAGAAGTGTTTGTTGAAGCAGGGGAGATTATTTCAAGTGATGTTGCTGTAGATATTCAAAACGCCGGTATCAACGTGGTGGATGTACGAGTCGAAGAAGGAACAGAAGATCGTCCTGAAGGAATGGTAGCACGAATTATCGGAAACGGATTTGTGGATATTTATGCACAGGATATACCATTTGATATAACTGATCTGAATATCACTGAGATGGTTTGTTATGAGGTTCTCCAAGAGATCCTCGAAGCTGACATAAGTGATGAAGAAAAGAAAAAAACAATGAAAAAACGGATGGATGAACTGGTTCCAAAACACGTTTTGATCTCAGATCTTCATGCATCTATTTCTTATATTATTGGACTTAATTACGATATTGGGGCGATCGATGATATTGACCACTTAGGAAATCGACGTCTGCGGTCAGTAGGAGAGTTGCTGCAAAATCAGTTCAGAATTGGTTTATCTCGAATGGAACGAGTAGTTCGTGAGCGAATGTCGGTTCAGGATGATGAAGTTTTAACACCGCAGGGATTGATCAACACACGACCAGTTAACGCGGCCTTAAAAGAATTCTTTGGGTCTTCCCAGCTGTCTCAGTTTATGGATCAGACTAACCCTCTGGCAGAACTGACACATAAAAGACGTTTATCGGCCTTGGGACCAGGTGGTCTTAGTCGAGAGCGAGCGGGATTTGAAGTCCGTGATGTTCACCATAGCCATTATGGTCGTATGTGTCCGATTGAAACGCCTGAAGGTCCTAACATCGGGCTGATCGGTTCACTAAGTACCTTTGCCCGAGTGAATGAGTACGGTTTTATCGAAGCGCCTTACCGTAAAGTTGTGAATGGGGTTGTAACTGAACAAATTGACTATATTGCCGCCGATGAAGAAGGCCGCTATACAATTGCTCAGGCCAATGAACCGTTAGATGAAAATGGTGCATTCGTACGTAAACAGGTTACTGGGCGTGCCGGCAGCAAGCGTGATTTTGTATTGATTGCCGCTGATCGCGTTGACTATATGGATATCTCGCCCAAACAGGTTGTATCAGTCGCGACTTCATTAATTCCCTTCCTTGAAAATGATGATGCCAATCGAGCCCTGATGGGAGCGAATATGCAGCGTCAGGCTGTGCCATTGTTAATCCCCAAAGCGCCAGTAATTGGTACAGGGATGGAACATAAGTCTGCCAAAGATTCCGGTGTTTGTGCGATCGCCAAAAAATCAGGGATTATTGAACGGGTCGAAGCGGCCTGCATCTATATCAGAAATGATGAGGGCGACCTGGACAAATACCCACTGATTAAATTCAAACGTTCCAACCAGGGAACCTGTATGAACCAGAAGCCTCTGGTTTCAAAAGGGCAACGTGTTGAAGCTGGCGATATTATTGCGGATGGACCTTCAACAGAGATGGGTGAACTGGCCCTTGGTCAGAATATCTTAATCGGCTTTATGACCTGGGAAGGTTATAACTACGAGGATGCGATTCTGATTAATGAGAAAATATTAAAAGAAGACGTATTTACATCCATTCATGTTGAGGAATTTGAATGTGAAGCTCGAGAAACCAAATTAGGTCCAGAAGAAATTACCAGAGATATACCAAATGTCAGCGAAGATTCGCTTAAGAACCTTGATGAACGTGGAATTATCTATGTTGGTGCTGAAGTTAAATCAGAAGATATTCTGGTTGGGAAAGTAACGCCGAAAGGCGAAACTGATTTATCGGCTGAAGAAAAGCTTCTGCGGGCGATTTTTGGTGAGAAAGCGCGTGAAATCAGAGATACTTCATTAAAAGTACCTCATGGTGAATCTGGTATTGTTCTGGATGTTAAAGTTTTCTCCAGAGAAAATAAAGATGAAGACTTAAAACCGGGCGTAAATACCCTAGTTCGAGTCCTGATTGCGGTTAAACGTAAGATTCAGGTAGGTGATAAAATCGCTGGTCGACATGGTAACAAAGGGGTTATTTCGAGAATTCTGCCGGAAGAGGATATGCCTTTTATGCCAGATGGAACACCACTTGAAATTGTTTTAAATCCTTTGGGGGTGCCATCGCGAATGAATATTGGGCAGGTTCTGGAGGTCCATCTGGGACTGGCCATGCGAGAACTTGGCTATCATATTGCGACACCAGTATTTGACGGTGCTCATGAGGATGATATTATGCAACTGCTTGATCAGGCGGGATTGCCGGAAAATGGAAAAATCCAGTTGTTTGATGGTCGAAGCGGTGAGCCTTTTGATAATCCGGTTACTGTTGGCTATATGTATATCTTAAAACTCCATCATTTGGTTGACGATAAAATGCATGCCCGTTCAACCGGACCATATTCACTGGTAACACAGCAGCCGCTGGGTGGTAAAGCTCAGTTTGGCGGTCAGCGTTTTGGTGAAATGGAAGTTTGGGCCCTGGAAGCGTATGGGGCAGCTCATACACTGCAGGAAATCCTGACTATTAAATCGGATGACGTGGTTGGCCGTGTAAAAGCTTATGAATCCATTGTTAAAGGTGAGAATATTCCGAAACCAGGTATTCCGGAATCCTTTAAAGTATTGATGAAAGAGTTCCAGAGTTTGGGATTGGATGTAAATGTGCTCAATGATCAGGAAATGATCAGACTTCTGGATGAAGAGATGGACGAGCCAGATCCAATTGAAGAACTGACAAGCGAAATTGGCAAAGCGGAAATTTCTGAGGAAGATGAAGAGAAATTAAATGATGCTTACCAGATAAGCTCAGCAGACGATGAACAAGGCGATGAAGATGACGACATCTTTTTTGAATAA
- the rpoC gene encoding DNA-directed RNA polymerase subunit beta' produces MLNEEFTFKSLQIGLASPDKIREWSRGEVKKPETINYRTLKPEKEGLFCEKIFGPQKDWECNCGKYKRIRHKGIVCENCGVEVTKAKVRRERMGHIELASPVSHIWYFKGIPSRMGLILEMSPRNLEKVIYFASYVVTDPGESNFDYKQILTESEYKEAKAEFGNKFTAGIGAEAIQELLRTVDLDQEAEVLKEDLKGSSGQKKIRIARRLEAIEAFRSSENRPEWMILETIPVIPPELRPMVQLDGGRFATSDLNDLYRRVINRNNRLLKLLELDAPDIIVQNEKRMLQEAVDALIDNGRRGRAVTGPGNRPFKSLSDMLKGKQGRFRQNLLGKRVDYSGRSVIVVGPELKMYQCGLPKEMAIELFKPFVMRQLVGRGLSQNIKSAKKMVEKLDPLVWDVLEDVIQEHPVLLNRAPTLHRLGIQAFEPILVEGKAIKLHPLVCTAYNADFDGDQMAVHVPLSVEAQAEARFLMLASNNILKPQDGSPVVAPTQDMILGSYYMTMEKDDCKGVGSVFKDLDEMEMAYYNHEVELHARVKVRITKELDGTPVTRLVEGTVGRFIFNQVIPQELGFQKRETLDDTFKLEIDMQVTKKTLSQIVERCYKNFGPTITSEVLDNIKRLGFTFSTKGAITVGVSDMEVPSNKQEILAKADGRIAENMMMYRQGFISDEERYNNVVSIWNKATDEVADALLANLDRLNSINMMADSGARGSKNQIKQLAGMRGLMANPTGRIIELPIRSSFREGLNVLEFFSSTHGARKGLADTALRTADSGYLTRRLVDVSQDVIVREDDCGTTRGYEVSEINDHGGMIEGLEERLIGRYAFEDVLHPETGEVLAKGDEIISEAVAASIVDAGIKKVLIRAVFNCQSQYGVCKKCYGVDLTTWRPVEIGEAVGIIAAQSIGEPGTQLTMRTFHTGGVASADDITQGLPRIEELFEARKPKGQAIISEIDGKVDIQETQKKQEAVITGEDGDTRVYLIPYGSRLRVHKGDVIKAGDEITEGSINPSDILRIQGIDEVQQYLLQEVQKVYRQQGVHIGDKHVELIIRQMLRKVKVEDAGDTNLLTGSMVDIFNFEEENKAAMEAGGNLATAGRELLGITKASLATDSFLSAASFQETTRVLTDAAIKGKVDPLIGLKENVIIGQLVPAGTGVKTYGEIELTYEREEEEIYNEIEESPDLVETSDILFDDEIINAHVEEEQKQAEDDVISDLDMFDIDFLDEQ; encoded by the coding sequence TTGTTAAACGAGGAATTCACCTTCAAATCTTTACAGATCGGATTGGCCTCACCTGATAAAATCAGAGAATGGTCACGAGGCGAAGTCAAGAAACCTGAAACAATCAACTATCGGACATTAAAACCGGAAAAAGAAGGATTGTTTTGTGAAAAAATATTTGGACCTCAGAAGGATTGGGAATGTAATTGTGGGAAATATAAGCGAATCCGCCACAAGGGCATTGTCTGTGAAAACTGTGGGGTAGAAGTTACAAAAGCTAAGGTCAGACGTGAACGGATGGGGCATATCGAGTTGGCCTCACCAGTTTCTCATATCTGGTATTTCAAGGGGATTCCCAGTCGAATGGGATTGATCCTGGAGATGTCTCCGAGAAATCTGGAAAAAGTTATTTATTTTGCATCTTACGTGGTGACGGATCCTGGTGAAAGTAATTTTGATTATAAACAGATTCTGACCGAATCTGAATATAAAGAAGCCAAAGCTGAATTTGGTAATAAATTCACTGCCGGTATTGGGGCTGAAGCAATTCAGGAACTATTAAGAACAGTGGATCTGGATCAGGAAGCGGAAGTTTTAAAAGAAGATTTAAAAGGCAGTTCAGGACAGAAAAAAATTCGGATTGCCAGACGTTTAGAGGCAATAGAAGCTTTTAGAAGTTCTGAAAACCGTCCGGAGTGGATGATTCTTGAAACAATTCCGGTTATTCCGCCGGAACTGAGACCGATGGTCCAGCTTGATGGTGGACGATTTGCGACTTCGGATCTTAATGATCTGTATCGTCGTGTTATCAACAGAAATAATCGGCTTCTGAAATTGTTGGAGCTTGATGCGCCTGATATTATTGTTCAGAATGAAAAACGTATGCTTCAGGAAGCGGTTGATGCTTTGATTGATAACGGACGTCGCGGGCGGGCAGTAACAGGACCTGGTAACCGACCCTTTAAATCACTCAGTGATATGCTTAAAGGGAAACAGGGACGTTTCCGTCAGAACCTGCTGGGAAAACGTGTTGACTATTCAGGCCGTTCAGTTATCGTAGTTGGTCCGGAACTGAAAATGTATCAGTGTGGACTGCCTAAAGAAATGGCGATCGAATTATTTAAACCATTTGTAATGCGTCAGCTGGTAGGTCGTGGCCTGTCACAGAATATTAAAAGTGCAAAAAAAATGGTTGAAAAACTAGATCCTCTGGTTTGGGATGTCCTGGAAGATGTTATTCAGGAGCATCCAGTACTATTAAATCGTGCACCGACACTGCATCGATTGGGTATTCAGGCATTTGAGCCGATCCTTGTAGAAGGAAAGGCGATCAAACTCCATCCTCTCGTTTGTACAGCTTATAACGCTGACTTTGATGGAGATCAGATGGCTGTCCATGTTCCTTTATCGGTTGAAGCTCAGGCAGAGGCTCGATTCCTGATGCTGGCTTCAAACAATATTCTAAAACCGCAGGACGGATCTCCGGTAGTGGCACCAACACAGGATATGATCCTTGGTTCGTATTATATGACCATGGAAAAAGATGACTGCAAAGGTGTCGGATCGGTTTTCAAAGACCTTGATGAAATGGAAATGGCATACTACAACCATGAAGTGGAACTCCATGCCAGGGTTAAAGTGCGAATTACCAAAGAGCTTGATGGGACACCAGTGACTCGGTTGGTCGAGGGTACGGTAGGACGATTTATATTTAATCAGGTTATTCCGCAGGAACTGGGTTTTCAGAAACGTGAAACATTAGACGATACGTTTAAGCTGGAAATTGATATGCAGGTAACCAAGAAAACATTGTCGCAGATTGTTGAACGATGTTATAAAAACTTCGGTCCGACGATTACCTCGGAAGTGCTGGATAATATTAAAAGGCTGGGCTTTACCTTCTCGACTAAGGGTGCCATCACTGTTGGAGTCAGCGATATGGAAGTGCCGAGCAACAAACAGGAGATTCTGGCTAAAGCGGATGGAAGAATTGCTGAAAATATGATGATGTATCGTCAGGGTTTCATCAGTGACGAGGAGCGTTATAACAATGTTGTTTCAATCTGGAATAAGGCAACTGATGAAGTAGCTGATGCCCTGCTTGCAAATCTTGACAGACTTAACTCTATTAATATGATGGCGGATTCTGGAGCTCGAGGTAGCAAAAACCAGATTAAGCAGCTGGCGGGAATGCGTGGACTGATGGCGAATCCGACCGGACGAATCATCGAGTTACCGATTCGATCATCTTTCCGAGAAGGTCTTAATGTTCTGGAATTCTTCTCCTCAACTCATGGGGCTCGAAAAGGTTTGGCGGATACTGCTCTGCGAACAGCCGATTCAGGATACCTGACTAGACGTCTTGTCGATGTCAGCCAGGATGTAATTGTTAGAGAAGATGACTGCGGAACGACCAGAGGCTATGAAGTCTCGGAAATTAATGATCACGGCGGCATGATTGAAGGTCTGGAAGAACGTCTGATTGGCCGATATGCTTTTGAAGATGTCCTCCACCCTGAAACCGGAGAGGTGCTGGCTAAAGGTGATGAAATCATTTCTGAAGCGGTGGCGGCAAGTATTGTTGATGCCGGCATTAAAAAAGTATTGATTCGGGCTGTCTTTAATTGCCAGTCGCAGTACGGAGTTTGTAAAAAATGCTATGGTGTTGATTTAACCACCTGGCGGCCAGTTGAAATTGGGGAAGCAGTCGGTATTATTGCAGCTCAGTCAATTGGTGAGCCGGGAACTCAGTTGACCATGCGTACCTTCCATACCGGTGGTGTGGCTTCAGCAGACGATATTACCCAGGGGCTTCCACGTATTGAAGAGCTTTTTGAAGCCAGAAAGCCAAAAGGTCAGGCGATCATTTCAGAAATCGACGGTAAAGTTGATATTCAGGAAACCCAGAAAAAACAGGAAGCAGTTATCACTGGAGAAGATGGCGATACCAGAGTCTATCTGATTCCTTACGGTTCTCGTTTACGAGTTCACAAAGGCGACGTGATTAAAGCTGGTGATGAGATCACTGAAGGTTCAATTAATCCAAGTGATATCTTAAGAATTCAGGGAATTGACGAAGTACAGCAGTATTTACTTCAGGAAGTTCAGAAAGTCTACCGTCAGCAGGGTGTGCATATCGGTGATAAACATGTTGAGCTGATTATCAGACAAATGCTTCGAAAAGTAAAAGTTGAAGATGCGGGTGATACTAATCTCCTCACGGGCAGTATGGTTGATATTTTTAACTTTGAAGAAGAGAATAAGGCAGCGATGGAAGCAGGAGGCAATCTTGCAACGGCTGGCCGAGAACTCCTGGGGATTACAAAAGCCTCTTTGGCTACTGATTCCTTCCTGTCTGCTGCTTCATTCCAGGAAACAACCAGAGTATTGACAGATGCAGCAATTAAAGGTAAAGTTGATCCTTTAATTGGTCTTAAGGAAAATGTCATCATCGGGCAGCTTGTACCGGCTGGAACTGGTGTAAAAACCTATGGTGAAATAGAGCTGACTTACGAGCGTGAAGAGGAAGAAATTTATAATGAAATTGAGGAATCGCCTGATTTAGTTGAAACTTCGGACATTCTGTTTGATGATGAAATAATTAATGCTCATGTAGAAGAAGAACAGAAACAGGCTGAAGATGATGTTATTTCAGATTTGGATATGTTCGATATAGATTTTTTGGATGAACAATAA
- a CDS encoding ribosomal L7Ae/L30e/S12e/Gadd45 family protein, whose amino-acid sequence MNDFSGASKVIGTKQTLKAVKEGKVQQVILAEDTDEKLKQDIQNACKDYQVMIKYFDTKLGLGKVVGIDRSAAVVAILK is encoded by the coding sequence TTGAATGATTTTAGTGGAGCTAGTAAGGTGATTGGCACCAAGCAGACACTTAAAGCTGTTAAAGAAGGTAAAGTACAGCAGGTTATTTTAGCCGAAGATACTGACGAAAAGCTGAAACAGGATATCCAAAATGCCTGTAAAGACTATCAGGTCATGATAAAATATTTTGATACCAAGTTGGGACTGGGTAAAGTGGTTGGAATAGACCGTTCTGCCGCAGTTGTAGCAATATTAAAGTAA
- the rpsL gene encoding 30S ribosomal protein S12: MPTINQLVKKGRERSEDKTKTPALKANPQKRGVCTAVRTSTPKKPNSALRKIARVRLVNGMEVTAYIPGIGHNLQEHSIVLVKGGRVKDLPGVRYRIIRGALDTAGVDARRQARSKYGAKKPKK, translated from the coding sequence ATGCCTACCATTAATCAGCTTGTAAAAAAAGGAAGAGAACGTTCGGAAGATAAAACCAAAACACCGGCGTTAAAAGCGAATCCTCAAAAACGAGGCGTGTGTACAGCAGTTAGAACATCAACACCAAAGAAACCAAACTCGGCTCTTAGAAAAATTGCCAGAGTTCGTTTAGTAAACGGAATGGAAGTAACCGCTTATATTCCAGGTATTGGACATAATCTGCAGGAGCATAGTATCGTTCTTGTTAAAGGCGGTCGTGTTAAGGATTTACCAGGGGTTCGTTATCGAATCATCCGTGGTGCGCTCGACACTGCTGGTGTTGACGCGCGTAGACAAGCTCGATCCAAATACGGGGCTAAAAAGCCTAAGAAGTAG
- the rpsG gene encoding 30S ribosomal protein S7, protein MPRKGAVPKREVLPDPIYGSVVVTKLVNNVMLDGKKGVAQRIVYDAFEKVSEKTGKDALEAFQEALANITPVLEVKARRVGGATYQVPIEIRADRKQALGLRWLVNYSRKRSEKTMKDRLAGEIMDALNNSGAAVKKKDDTHAMAEANKAFAHYRW, encoded by the coding sequence GTGCCTAGAAAAGGAGCAGTTCCAAAAAGAGAAGTATTGCCCGATCCGATTTATGGTAGCGTTGTTGTTACTAAACTAGTAAATAACGTTATGCTTGACGGGAAAAAAGGGGTAGCCCAGAGAATCGTTTATGATGCCTTTGAAAAAGTCAGTGAGAAAACAGGTAAGGATGCTTTAGAAGCTTTTCAGGAAGCTTTAGCAAACATTACACCTGTGCTGGAAGTTAAAGCCCGACGTGTTGGTGGGGCAACATACCAGGTTCCAATTGAAATTCGAGCAGATCGTAAACAGGCTCTTGGATTACGATGGTTAGTAAACTATTCAAGAAAACGATCTGAAAAAACTATGAAGGATCGTTTAGCTGGAGAAATCATGGATGCACTCAACAACAGTGGTGCAGCTGTGAAGAAAAAAGATGACACTCACGCAATGGCAGAAGCTAATAAAGCATTTGCACATTACCGTTGGTAG